The following coding sequences are from one Natrarchaeobaculum sulfurireducens window:
- a CDS encoding ABC transporter ATP-binding protein encodes MALLEVESLTVDFYTDAGVVRAVDGLSYRLERGETFGIVGESGAGKTVASLALLGLVGDGEIVDGTIRFDGRELLSCSPSELRAIRGNRLSMSFQNAAATFNPVYTVGEQIAETIRAHEAVSRRTARERTIDLLERVEIAASASRYADYPHEFSGGMLQRAAVAMALACDPDLLILDEPTTGLDVTVQAQLLELLEILARDDEMAIQLVTHDLGVVAACCDRALVLYAGDAVERAPVEELFYDPKHPYTAGLMASIPRIGDGRDRLPPIPGSMPDPVDRPTGCRFHPRCPYAEAVCATRDPPLLEADTGRPVTDVASGGSDVHVAACHEYTGDLDGGLEYEVRIVGEEEETGGDRR; translated from the coding sequence GTGGCGCTGCTCGAGGTCGAATCGCTCACCGTCGACTTCTACACTGACGCTGGCGTCGTCCGCGCCGTCGACGGCCTCAGTTACCGGCTCGAGCGCGGCGAGACGTTTGGGATCGTCGGCGAGAGCGGGGCCGGGAAGACCGTCGCGAGCCTGGCACTGCTCGGGCTCGTCGGAGACGGCGAGATCGTCGACGGGACGATCCGGTTCGACGGCCGGGAGCTACTCTCGTGTTCGCCCTCGGAACTCCGTGCGATCCGTGGCAATCGCCTCTCGATGTCGTTCCAGAACGCAGCGGCGACGTTCAACCCCGTCTACACCGTCGGCGAGCAGATCGCCGAGACGATCCGTGCCCACGAAGCCGTCTCCCGACGTACAGCCCGCGAGCGGACGATCGATCTCCTCGAGCGCGTCGAAATCGCCGCATCAGCGAGCCGGTACGCCGACTACCCCCACGAGTTCTCCGGCGGGATGCTCCAGCGGGCCGCCGTCGCCATGGCGCTCGCCTGTGACCCCGACCTCCTGATCCTCGACGAGCCCACGACCGGGCTCGACGTCACCGTCCAGGCACAGCTGCTCGAGTTGCTCGAGATCCTCGCACGCGACGACGAGATGGCCATTCAGCTCGTCACCCACGATCTGGGCGTCGTCGCAGCCTGTTGTGATCGGGCGCTGGTGCTTTACGCCGGCGATGCGGTCGAACGCGCGCCGGTCGAGGAACTGTTCTACGATCCCAAACACCCCTACACTGCGGGTCTCATGGCCTCGATCCCGCGCATCGGCGACGGACGGGATCGGCTGCCACCAATCCCCGGTTCGATGCCCGATCCGGTCGACCGTCCGACCGGCTGTCGATTTCACCCGCGGTGTCCGTACGCCGAGGCAGTCTGTGCGACGCGGGATCCACCGTTGCTCGAGGCTGATACCGGACGGCCCGTGACGGACGTGGCGAGCGGCGGCTCCGACGTTCACGTCGCCGCTTGTCACGAGTACACGGGCGACCTCGACGGCGGCCTCGAGTACGAGGTGCGAATCGTCGGCGAGGAGGAGGAAACTGGGGGTGATCGTCGATGA
- a CDS encoding ABC transporter permease yields the protein MALGKYVLERTLLAMPVLVGVSAITFGLLHLAPGDPIDVLVGFEGIDPAVRDDLRTEYGFDDPVWQQYLGWVHDVLFLEFGESPITGRDVEATIAERLPATLLLGLSAWVVSLAVGIPAGVLAATTASRTADEVGRLAALAAIATPNFWLGLVLLFVFGVQLGWVRVTPPDASLLSLEMLWFMLLPTLTLAAASAALVMRLLRASMRRELEKEYVRAARARGLRERTVLLKHVLRNSLAAVVTVTGLQIAFLVDGAVVVEQVFSWPGMGQLLVEAIDQRDFPVVQAAVLLIAVSVVVANLLVDIVYAVLDPRIRYDR from the coding sequence ATGGCGCTTGGAAAGTACGTTCTCGAACGAACGCTGCTCGCAATGCCGGTACTGGTCGGTGTGTCGGCGATTACGTTCGGGCTACTCCACCTCGCGCCTGGCGATCCGATCGACGTCCTCGTCGGGTTCGAAGGGATCGATCCAGCAGTTCGAGACGACCTGCGAACGGAGTACGGCTTCGACGATCCCGTCTGGCAGCAGTATCTCGGCTGGGTACACGACGTGCTCTTTCTGGAGTTCGGTGAGTCCCCGATCACCGGCCGCGACGTCGAGGCCACGATCGCCGAGCGCTTGCCAGCGACGCTCCTGCTCGGGCTTTCCGCGTGGGTCGTCTCGCTCGCCGTTGGCATTCCTGCGGGTGTACTCGCGGCGACCACCGCCAGCCGAACCGCCGACGAAGTCGGTCGTCTCGCCGCCCTGGCTGCGATCGCGACGCCGAACTTCTGGCTCGGGCTCGTCCTTCTGTTCGTCTTCGGCGTCCAGCTGGGTTGGGTCCGAGTGACGCCGCCCGACGCGTCCTTGCTGAGCCTCGAGATGCTGTGGTTTATGCTGTTGCCGACGCTCACGTTGGCGGCGGCCTCGGCCGCCCTGGTTATGCGACTGCTACGCGCGTCGATGCGTCGTGAACTCGAGAAAGAGTACGTCCGGGCTGCCCGCGCGAGGGGGCTTCGCGAGCGGACGGTACTTCTGAAACACGTCCTTCGGAACTCGCTGGCCGCGGTCGTCACCGTCACTGGCTTACAGATCGCGTTTCTCGTCGACGGTGCCGTCGTCGTCGAGCAGGTGTTCTCCTGGCCAGGGATGGGCCAGTTGCTCGTCGAGGCGATCGACCAGCGTGATTTCCCCGTCGTCCAGGCTGCGGTGCTGTTGATCGCGGTTTCCGTCGTCGTCGCAAATCTGCTCGTCGACATCGTCTACGCCGTCCTCGATCCACGAATCAGGTACGACCGATGA
- a CDS encoding 30S ribosomal protein S27e produces the protein MAGNFYSVRCGDCENEQTVFGKASTEVACAVCGTTLARPTGGKAEIEHEIVETVESR, from the coding sequence ATGGCAGGAAATTTCTACAGCGTCCGTTGCGGTGACTGCGAGAACGAACAGACCGTCTTCGGCAAAGCCTCGACGGAGGTCGCCTGTGCCGTCTGTGGGACGACGCTTGCCCGCCCGACGGGAGGCAAAGCCGAGATCGAACACGAGATCGTCGAAACCGTCGAGTCACGATGA
- a CDS encoding GtrA family protein: MSDSLLEAVQMRLRALVDPTRFGQFAGVGFAGAAVDNVVLFLLVELTVLGPVVAKVIAWELAIVVIFVINERWTFANYGQVGPRALGRRFLRSNGVRFGGFLVTLSVLAILVYGFDVWYMTANVIGIGVGFFVNYTCESLYTWKVHRG; encoded by the coding sequence ATGAGTGACTCGCTTCTCGAGGCCGTTCAGATGCGCCTACGCGCGCTGGTCGACCCGACCCGGTTCGGACAGTTCGCTGGCGTCGGCTTCGCTGGGGCCGCCGTAGACAACGTTGTGCTCTTCTTGCTGGTCGAGCTCACCGTTCTGGGGCCGGTCGTCGCGAAGGTCATCGCCTGGGAACTGGCGATCGTGGTCATCTTCGTGATCAACGAACGCTGGACGTTCGCAAACTACGGACAGGTCGGGCCGCGGGCGCTCGGTCGACGATTCCTGCGATCGAACGGCGTCAGGTTCGGTGGCTTTCTCGTGACGCTTTCAGTGCTTGCAATACTCGTCTACGGCTTCGACGTCTGGTATATGACCGCGAACGTGATCGGCATCGGCGTCGGATTCTTCGTCAACTACACCTGTGAGAGCCTCTACACGTGGAAGGTCCACCGGGGGTAA
- a CDS encoding RNA-protein complex protein Nop10 — translation MKSDIRVCSAWRERHDRPVYSLGDRCPDCGAATENTAPAPFNPGDPYGEYRRALNRPGR, via the coding sequence ATGAAATCTGACATTCGGGTCTGTTCGGCATGGCGTGAGCGACACGACCGCCCGGTCTACTCACTCGGCGATCGCTGTCCCGACTGCGGCGCTGCGACTGAGAACACCGCGCCGGCACCGTTCAACCCAGGCGATCCATACGGCGAGTACCGACGCGCTCTTAACCGTCCCGGTCGCTGA
- a CDS encoding HAH_0734 family protein yields MKRLIIHGDPGIRKGAIIEHAGEQLVCFGISRNGEWHGPEEVQLWCTVGEESEFEDFERRNFIPHFLDVERVDADEVDVVRPKGELTV; encoded by the coding sequence ATGAAGCGGCTCATCATCCACGGCGACCCAGGGATCCGGAAAGGGGCCATCATCGAGCACGCGGGGGAGCAACTGGTCTGTTTCGGGATCAGCCGCAACGGCGAGTGGCACGGACCCGAGGAGGTCCAGCTCTGGTGTACCGTCGGCGAGGAGTCTGAGTTCGAAGACTTCGAACGCCGAAACTTCATCCCACACTTCCTCGACGTCGAACGCGTCGACGCTGACGAGGTCGACGTCGTCCGACCGAAAGGCGAACTCACGGTCTAA
- a CDS encoding universal stress protein yields the protein MRANRLQHAVHERAGEPAEEIVAAAAAFDSDLVVLGVRKRSPVGKVLFGSVTQAVIFDTDRPVTAVAPADNV from the coding sequence GTGAGAGCCAATCGGTTGCAACACGCCGTCCACGAGCGAGCGGGCGAGCCAGCAGAAGAGATTGTTGCGGCAGCAGCGGCGTTCGATAGCGACCTCGTTGTCCTCGGCGTCCGGAAACGCTCCCCGGTCGGAAAAGTGCTGTTCGGCAGCGTCACGCAGGCAGTAATCTTCGACACCGATCGGCCGGTCACGGCCGTCGCACCGGCCGACAACGTCTGA
- a CDS encoding proteasome assembly chaperone family protein, with the protein MDELDIETVAEVDLDDPVLVEGLPGVGHVGKLAVDHVLEECAGDCTLVRRIYSQEFPPQVTVEDGVADLTCTEIHAVSFPEGRDLLLLTGDHQAQTNAGHYVLTSAFLDVAEEFGASEVYALGGVPTGELIDEYAVVGAVSDESLLESLEEAGVEFRENEPAGGIVGVSGLLLGLGERRGFEAACLMGETSGYLVDPKSARAVLEALEDLLGFDVDYETLDERADEMEDVIGKIQEMEQQQQMDVPTDDDLRYIG; encoded by the coding sequence ATGGACGAACTCGACATCGAGACGGTCGCCGAGGTCGACCTCGACGATCCCGTACTCGTCGAGGGCCTACCCGGCGTTGGACACGTTGGAAAACTCGCCGTCGACCACGTACTCGAGGAGTGTGCGGGTGACTGTACACTCGTCCGACGAATATACTCTCAGGAGTTCCCACCACAGGTGACCGTCGAAGACGGCGTCGCGGACCTGACGTGTACGGAGATCCACGCCGTCTCGTTCCCCGAGGGCCGAGATCTACTCTTGTTGACGGGAGATCACCAGGCACAGACGAACGCGGGCCACTACGTGTTGACGAGCGCGTTTCTCGACGTCGCCGAGGAGTTCGGCGCGAGCGAGGTCTACGCCTTAGGTGGCGTTCCGACAGGCGAACTCATCGACGAGTACGCCGTCGTCGGCGCTGTCAGCGACGAGTCACTACTCGAGTCGCTCGAGGAGGCTGGCGTCGAGTTTCGCGAGAACGAACCCGCCGGCGGTATCGTGGGCGTCTCCGGGCTCCTCCTGGGACTTGGCGAACGCCGCGGCTTCGAGGCGGCCTGCCTGATGGGCGAGACCAGCGGCTACCTTGTCGACCCGAAAAGCGCCCGCGCGGTGCTCGAGGCCCTCGAGGACCTGCTTGGCTTCGACGTCGACTACGAGACGCTCGACGAGCGCGCCGACGAGATGGAAGACGTCATCGGCAAGATCCAGGAGATGGAACAGCAACAGCAGATGGACGTGCCGACGGACGACGACCTGCGGTACATCGGCTGA
- a CDS encoding translation initiation factor IF-2 subunit alpha, with product MKYSGWPDPGELVVGKIDEIEDFGVFVDLEEYEDKRGLIHISEVASGWIKNVRDHVREGQIVVCKVLDVDEGHEQIDLSLKDVNDHQRSEKIQQWKNEQKADNWMDLAFEGLDDESYTAVANELIGAHGSLYEGFKQAAIHGEEALESTDISTDELEAIVETARENVSVPYVNVTGYVDLENPSPTGVDGIREALKAAEGNGEVPDEVDLEVSYVGAPEYRIEVQAPNYKTAEAQLEESAERAVAAIEDHDGVGEYHRERRTDDE from the coding sequence ATGAAGTACAGCGGCTGGCCTGACCCCGGCGAACTCGTCGTCGGCAAGATCGACGAGATCGAAGACTTCGGCGTCTTCGTCGATCTCGAGGAGTACGAGGACAAACGCGGGCTGATCCACATCTCCGAAGTCGCAAGCGGCTGGATCAAAAACGTCCGCGATCACGTCCGTGAGGGCCAGATCGTCGTCTGCAAGGTCTTAGACGTCGACGAGGGACACGAACAGATCGACCTCTCGCTCAAAGACGTCAACGACCACCAGCGCTCGGAGAAGATCCAGCAGTGGAAAAACGAGCAAAAGGCCGACAACTGGATGGATCTGGCGTTCGAGGGCCTAGACGACGAATCCTATACCGCTGTCGCGAACGAGTTGATTGGGGCCCACGGAAGCCTCTACGAAGGCTTCAAGCAGGCCGCGATCCACGGCGAAGAGGCCCTCGAGAGCACCGATATCTCGACCGACGAACTCGAGGCGATCGTCGAAACCGCCCGCGAGAACGTTTCGGTGCCGTACGTCAACGTCACCGGCTACGTCGATCTCGAGAACCCGTCGCCGACCGGCGTCGACGGCATCCGCGAGGCGCTCAAAGCCGCCGAAGGGAACGGCGAGGTACCGGACGAAGTCGACCTCGAGGTCAGCTACGTCGGTGCGCCCGAGTATCGAATCGAGGTTCAGGCACCCAACTACAAGACCGCCGAGGCACAGCTCGAAGAAAGCGCCGAGCGTGCGGTCGCGGCGATCGAAGACCACGATGGCGTCGGTGAGTACCACCGTGAACGCCGAACCGACGACGAGTAA
- a CDS encoding ABC transporter substrate-binding protein codes for MDASEGWRRRGSRRSVLSRIGAAVTVGLAGCVTADENETRSDSEGADDEAIALVERGLEAAGVDPPVETTIYANVENDERVRWAQLVQQELNETGLFDVSFEQLEWGQYQDLCFSMADSEENALVTLDVSGGWDPHTYLEPLFHSEKAAPSGLNFNHFESETVDELLEAGLAESDETHRRELYAELQEELVRRAPVSIVRFGESATVYRRDVVDDWRSYPLPGSEYESVFAPYAETAVSISNTDRLVGDAIASISNTDPVQMHDTTSNMATTLLYEGLLGVDFDGTPRPQLATDWERLDETTYRFDLRSDVTFHNGESLTAEHVQFSLERYDGTPREADVFEWLDAVDVLDDSTLEISLTEPYGPFETSANVPIVPLAAGEDGDVDLVETPVGTGPYQFAGQSSGEYWDLERFEDHWAVDEGGVDSQPVETIRLRVLTDAAARQAALEAGEIDVATGLTAESVDQLASDETYGVERTVAGQYDFLIYPTYLAPFDEVDVRRGIDRLLPRDRIVETVYAGSGTVAYTPVPPLLESFVDPAFEAHILDEFFG; via the coding sequence ATGGATGCGTCGGAGGGATGGAGGCGGCGTGGGAGCCGACGATCGGTTCTGAGTCGGATCGGTGCCGCCGTAACCGTCGGGCTGGCTGGCTGCGTGACTGCCGACGAGAACGAGACTCGCTCCGACAGCGAGGGGGCTGACGACGAGGCGATTGCACTCGTCGAGCGCGGCCTCGAGGCGGCGGGCGTCGATCCGCCGGTCGAGACGACGATCTACGCGAACGTCGAGAACGACGAGCGGGTCCGGTGGGCCCAGCTCGTCCAGCAGGAACTGAACGAGACGGGGTTGTTCGACGTCTCGTTCGAGCAACTCGAGTGGGGTCAGTACCAGGATCTCTGTTTCAGTATGGCCGACAGCGAGGAAAACGCCCTCGTCACGCTCGACGTCAGCGGCGGCTGGGATCCGCACACGTACCTCGAGCCGCTGTTTCACTCCGAAAAGGCCGCCCCGTCCGGTCTCAACTTCAACCACTTCGAAAGCGAGACCGTCGACGAACTACTCGAGGCTGGCCTTGCCGAGTCAGACGAGACGCATCGGCGGGAGCTGTACGCGGAGCTTCAGGAGGAACTCGTCCGTCGGGCCCCCGTGTCGATCGTTCGGTTCGGCGAATCGGCTACCGTCTACCGGCGCGACGTCGTCGACGACTGGCGGAGCTATCCGTTGCCGGGCAGCGAGTACGAGTCCGTCTTCGCTCCGTACGCTGAAACCGCCGTCTCGATCTCGAACACCGACCGACTCGTCGGCGATGCAATCGCGTCGATCTCGAACACTGACCCGGTCCAGATGCACGACACCACGTCGAATATGGCGACGACGCTTCTTTATGAGGGGCTCCTCGGCGTCGACTTCGACGGGACGCCTCGGCCACAACTCGCCACCGACTGGGAGCGACTCGACGAAACGACGTATCGCTTCGACTTGCGATCGGACGTGACCTTCCACAACGGCGAGTCGCTCACCGCCGAGCACGTCCAGTTCTCCCTCGAGCGCTACGACGGGACGCCACGCGAGGCCGACGTTTTCGAGTGGCTCGACGCCGTCGACGTGCTCGATGACTCGACGCTCGAGATCAGCCTCACGGAGCCGTACGGGCCGTTCGAGACGTCCGCCAACGTGCCGATCGTCCCGCTTGCGGCCGGCGAGGACGGCGACGTCGACCTCGTCGAGACGCCGGTCGGAACCGGACCCTACCAGTTCGCAGGCCAGTCGAGCGGCGAATACTGGGACCTCGAGCGGTTCGAAGATCACTGGGCTGTCGACGAGGGCGGCGTCGACAGCCAGCCGGTCGAGACGATCCGCCTGCGGGTTCTTACCGATGCGGCCGCCAGACAGGCCGCACTCGAGGCTGGCGAGATCGACGTTGCGACAGGACTCACCGCCGAGAGCGTCGACCAACTCGCGAGCGACGAGACGTACGGCGTCGAGCGAACCGTCGCCGGTCAGTACGACTTCCTCATCTATCCGACCTACCTCGCACCGTTCGACGAGGTCGACGTTCGCCGGGGAATCGACCGTCTCCTCCCGCGCGACCGGATCGTCGAGACCGTCTACGCCGGTTCTGGGACCGTCGCCTACACGCCGGTGCCACCGCTGCTCGAGTCGTTCGTCGATCCGGCGTTCGAAGCGCATATCCTCGACGAGTTCTTCGGTTGA
- a CDS encoding DUF7847 domain-containing protein, which translates to MAVIRSLKRTPAVLRANPIVFGLALAYGLVALLGQLPQYVVQDPVVVLAATWGVTGISIFVYPFFWGGLLGIANDAATDDRPTVSRFVSHGTSCYLSMLGAYLLVLAIVLALGLVVFFTAVIGVLGMIAADGGLVALAFVAVIALVMAALYLAIFVAFQFYGHAIVLEGARAIDSLGRSLEVVRDNLRSVVGYVLVTALGGVLLGGVYAGVFHWLSEPPAPGEPPATLELGPTLVVLGSSTVVAAAFGAVFLVFSVLFYRSVTDLDGAVASSVSEPVP; encoded by the coding sequence ATGGCTGTCATCCGCTCTCTCAAACGAACCCCCGCTGTCCTCCGTGCGAATCCGATCGTATTCGGCCTCGCCCTCGCGTACGGCCTCGTTGCGCTTCTGGGACAACTCCCGCAGTATGTCGTTCAGGACCCGGTCGTCGTGCTCGCCGCCACGTGGGGTGTCACTGGCATCTCAATCTTCGTGTATCCGTTCTTCTGGGGCGGACTGCTCGGGATCGCGAACGATGCCGCGACGGACGACCGGCCCACCGTCAGTCGGTTCGTCTCTCATGGGACGTCGTGTTACCTCTCGATGCTCGGTGCCTACCTCCTCGTGCTCGCGATCGTGCTTGCACTCGGACTGGTGGTGTTCTTCACGGCGGTAATCGGCGTCCTCGGAATGATCGCCGCCGACGGGGGGCTGGTTGCGCTCGCGTTCGTGGCCGTGATTGCACTCGTAATGGCCGCGCTATATCTGGCGATCTTCGTCGCATTCCAGTTCTACGGTCACGCGATCGTTCTCGAGGGCGCTCGAGCGATCGATAGTCTGGGACGCAGCCTCGAGGTCGTCAGGGACAACCTCCGTTCGGTCGTCGGCTACGTGCTCGTGACCGCTCTCGGTGGAGTCCTGCTGGGTGGGGTTTATGCGGGCGTGTTCCACTGGCTTTCAGAGCCGCCAGCGCCGGGTGAGCCTCCAGCCACCCTGGAACTCGGTCCCACCCTCGTCGTGCTCGGCAGCTCGACGGTCGTCGCAGCCGCCTTCGGAGCCGTCTTTCTGGTCTTCTCGGTGCTATTCTACCGGTCGGTCACCGATCTGGACGGCGCGGTCGCCTCGAGCGTGTCTGAACCGGTTCCCTGA
- a CDS encoding ABC transporter ATP-binding protein, protein MTDDVRLRAENLQTHYETTDGLLERLLGRGETVRAVDGVDLELAAGETLGLVGESGCGKTTLAQTLVGLLEPTAGTVSYRGTDVTTLTGREREAFRTSVQYLFQNPDASLNPQLPVRALVAEPLEAHELVSAPRRDERIAELLECVGLDATYASRYPHECSGGQRQRIAIARALALEPEVLVCDEPVSALDASEQARILNLLADLQDEFGLSILVVSHDLSVIEHVSDRIAVMYLGRIVERGSPTDLFGSHGEGSREVHPYTEALLSALPEPDPCWVGERIVLEGEVPSPIDPPSGCRFHTRCPRIVPPDAFDLEADEFRPVMVLRARLEDAIDDSTDDGLAALGVAPARDDATETGANASAIREAVGVPTPLSDPDADAILEDALERVADGDLASARTQLAEAFETPCETSAPSFQSVSDTGGDSCGHVVACHRYDDPAADGSGDDTFFGPR, encoded by the coding sequence ATGACCGACGACGTCCGCTTGCGCGCCGAGAACCTGCAGACGCACTACGAGACGACGGACGGCCTCCTCGAGCGACTGCTTGGCCGCGGTGAAACCGTCCGCGCAGTCGACGGCGTTGACCTCGAACTTGCGGCCGGCGAGACGCTGGGACTCGTCGGCGAGAGCGGCTGTGGCAAGACGACGCTCGCACAGACGCTGGTCGGGCTGCTCGAGCCCACGGCCGGGACGGTCAGCTACCGCGGTACCGACGTCACCACCCTCACAGGTCGTGAGCGCGAGGCGTTCCGGACGAGCGTCCAGTACCTCTTTCAGAACCCCGACGCCAGCCTGAACCCGCAGTTGCCCGTTCGAGCCCTCGTGGCCGAGCCACTCGAGGCCCACGAACTCGTATCCGCGCCACGTCGGGACGAGCGCATCGCGGAGCTGCTCGAGTGCGTCGGTCTGGACGCCACCTACGCGAGTCGCTACCCCCACGAGTGCTCCGGCGGGCAGCGCCAGCGGATCGCGATTGCCCGCGCACTCGCGCTCGAGCCCGAGGTGCTCGTCTGTGACGAACCCGTCTCGGCGCTCGACGCCAGCGAACAGGCCCGTATCCTCAATCTGCTCGCGGACCTCCAGGACGAGTTCGGCCTCTCGATCCTCGTCGTCAGTCACGATCTCTCCGTGATCGAACACGTCTCCGACCGGATCGCCGTCATGTACCTCGGACGGATCGTCGAACGGGGGTCCCCGACCGACCTCTTCGGTAGCCACGGGGAGGGGTCCCGCGAGGTCCACCCCTACACCGAGGCGCTGCTGTCGGCACTCCCCGAACCCGACCCATGCTGGGTAGGCGAGCGAATCGTCCTCGAAGGCGAAGTCCCCTCGCCGATCGACCCGCCGTCGGGCTGTCGGTTCCACACGCGCTGTCCACGTATCGTCCCACCCGACGCGTTCGATCTCGAGGCAGACGAGTTTCGGCCCGTAATGGTGCTTCGGGCTCGGCTCGAGGACGCGATCGACGACTCGACCGACGACGGCCTCGCAGCGCTCGGGGTCGCGCCCGCTCGCGACGACGCCACCGAAACTGGTGCCAATGCGTCGGCAATCCGGGAGGCAGTCGGCGTTCCAACGCCGCTTTCGGACCCCGACGCGGACGCCATCCTCGAAGACGCACTCGAGCGAGTCGCCGACGGCGACCTCGCGTCGGCCCGAACGCAACTCGCAGAGGCGTTCGAGACGCCGTGTGAAACTTCCGCCCCGTCGTTTCAGTCCGTCTCTGACACCGGCGGTGACTCGTGCGGACACGTCGTTGCCTGCCACCGGTACGACGACCCCGCAGCCGACGGCTCGGGTGACGACACGTTTTTCGGCCCACGATGA
- a CDS encoding ABC transporter permease: MTRPGPTTRRGRIRIEGFDRDVDETTVRASTSERAVRDDDFESTRSRPLAEATPSTDAAGSRSQTAGVWARFRTNRSATLGAVLVFGLALVAVFARPLEVATMGYRITLQPFALAPYDPAAMYVGPPNAGPSLAHPFGTDWAGRDVFSRVLVGGRYSLAIGAIAVALALGIGIPVGAVAGYVGGWVDELLMRLVDALYAFPFLVLAIAVVALLGQGFWNVVAALVVTGWLSYARLLRGEVLSIRDAQYVRASSALGTSTRTILTRHVVPNAIAPVIVQATLNVGTVVLAAAALGFLGLGLPPGTPEWGTMLARGQTALLQGHWHVTVFPGLALFLFVLAINLVGDGVAVALDPRTDDAERRGR; this comes from the coding sequence ATGACCCGACCAGGCCCAACCACGCGACGCGGACGTATCCGGATCGAGGGCTTCGACCGAGACGTCGACGAAACGACGGTCCGTGCGTCGACCAGCGAGAGGGCTGTTCGAGACGACGACTTCGAGTCGACTCGCTCGAGGCCGCTTGCCGAGGCCACTCCGTCCACCGACGCCGCTGGATCACGGTCGCAGACGGCGGGCGTCTGGGCTCGGTTTCGAACGAACCGGTCGGCCACCCTCGGTGCGGTGCTCGTCTTCGGACTGGCGCTGGTCGCAGTTTTCGCCCGGCCGCTCGAGGTCGCGACGATGGGGTATCGAATCACGCTCCAGCCGTTCGCGCTGGCGCCGTACGATCCCGCGGCGATGTACGTCGGACCACCGAACGCCGGGCCGTCGCTCGCACACCCGTTCGGGACCGACTGGGCGGGCCGAGACGTGTTCTCGCGTGTGCTGGTCGGCGGTCGGTACAGTCTGGCAATCGGCGCGATTGCAGTCGCACTGGCCCTGGGAATCGGGATTCCCGTCGGGGCGGTCGCGGGGTACGTCGGCGGCTGGGTCGACGAACTGCTCATGCGTCTCGTCGACGCGCTCTATGCGTTCCCGTTTCTCGTCCTGGCGATCGCCGTCGTCGCGCTCCTCGGGCAGGGCTTCTGGAACGTCGTCGCCGCGCTCGTCGTCACCGGCTGGCTCTCGTACGCCCGACTCCTGCGCGGTGAGGTCCTCTCGATTCGGGATGCCCAGTACGTCCGCGCCTCGAGCGCGCTCGGAACGTCAACTCGAACGATCCTCACCAGACACGTCGTCCCCAATGCGATCGCGCCGGTGATCGTCCAGGCGACGTTGAACGTCGGCACGGTCGTCCTCGCGGCCGCCGCGCTCGGGTTTTTGGGGCTCGGATTACCCCCCGGGACGCCCGAGTGGGGGACGATGCTCGCCCGCGGGCAGACCGCCCTGCTCCAGGGCCACTGGCACGTCACCGTCTTCCCAGGCCTGGCCCTGTTCTTGTTCGTACTCGCGATCAATCTCGTCGGTGATGGAGTGGCCGTCGCGCTCGACCCACGAACCGACGACGCCGAACGGAGGGGTCGGTAG
- a CDS encoding 50S ribosomal protein L44e gives MQMPRRFNTYCPHCHAHYEHEVEKTRTGASTGMKKVADRQRKRQTSSIGNSGKFSKVPSGEKPTKKTDLKYRCSECGKAHLRKGWRAGRLEFQE, from the coding sequence ATGCAGATGCCACGCCGATTCAATACGTACTGCCCGCACTGCCACGCACACTACGAACACGAAGTCGAGAAGACCCGAACCGGCGCCTCGACTGGCATGAAGAAGGTCGCCGACCGACAGCGAAAACGCCAGACCTCGAGCATCGGTAACTCCGGGAAGTTCTCGAAGGTCCCCAGTGGCGAAAAGCCGACCAAGAAGACCGACCTGAAATACCGCTGCAGCGAGTGTGGCAAAGCCCACCTCCGCAAGGGATGGCGCGCCGGCCGACTCGAGTTCCAGGAGTGA